A single window of Eucalyptus grandis isolate ANBG69807.140 chromosome 1, ASM1654582v1, whole genome shotgun sequence DNA harbors:
- the LOC104446122 gene encoding zinc finger protein 8: MEKTHERETHDFMNVESFSQLPFIRPAPVNKEKGIKLFGFEFGAEGGAGQGHSGNEEECGGDAETGVAEEASKDGESNGESGRRFECHYCCRNFPTSQALGGHQNAHKRERQHAKRAHLQSAMAHGSLSDTHVYGFMNYRLGSAAAMSYPTWNNSSTTTISSNSTRFYGGHGSFSHQQPINGSPLALWRIPAASSGFSRDHHSAHPLPLFAGDETMKRSPGGGNSVNPQSRYVCDGKASMQDHVSLDLHL; the protein is encoded by the coding sequence ATGGAGAAGACTCACGAGAGAGAGACTCACGACTTCATGAACGTCGAGTCCTTCTCTCAACTTCCCTTCATCCGCCCCGCCCCCGTCAACAAGGAGAAGGGCATCAAGCTGTTCGGCTTTGAGTTCGGGGCCGAAGGCGGCGCCGGCCAGGGCCACAGCGGCAACGAGGAAGAGTGCGGGGGCGATGCTGAGACCGGTGTGGCCGAGGAGGCAAGCAAGGATGGCGAGAGCAACGGGGAGAGCGGGCGGCGGTTCGAGTGCCACTATTGCTGCCGGAACTTCCCCACCTCGCAAGCCCTCGGCGGCCACCAGAACGCTCACAAGCGAGAGCGCCAGCACGCCAAGCGCGCCCACCTCCAGTCCGCCATGGCCCATGGTAGCCTTTCCGACACCCATGTCTACGGCTTCATGAACTACCGGCTCGGCTCCGCCGCAGCCATGTCTTACCCTACATGGAACAATAGTAGCACCACCACCATTTCGAGTAACAGCACTAGGTTTTATGGAGGCCACGGCTCTTTCTCTCATCAACAGCCCATCAATGGGAGTCCTCTAGCCTTGTGGCGAATCCCCGCTGCTAGCTCCGGCTTCAGCCGTGACCACCACTCAGCGCACCCCCTGCCATTATTCGCCGGGGACGAGACTATGAAGCGATCTCCAGGCGGAGGCAATAGCGTGAATCCTCAAAGCAGGTACGTTTGTGATGGGAAGGCGAGCATGCAGGACCATGTGAGCTTGGATCTTCATCTGTAG